The DNA region GACAGTTGATCAATTTGTAACGATTCGAGTAAAGGGGGTTTTTCGGAAAGTGAGCTGAGTTGTATTTTTAAATTGACATTTTTCAGTGTAATAGTTTGCTCATCGTCTGAGGTGAGAGTTATTTCTTCAATAACTACATTGGGATGAAGTGAGAACTGCCAGTGTAATTTGCCTTTGATCGTAACATTGTTGCCAGTGAGAGCTTCTAGTTTTTCAATGATCAGTTGTTTTGGAAGATTGGCAGTAGCTGCTCGATCCAGCAATATATATCCAGCTAAAAATAGCGCTATAAAACTAATCAAGAGTCCAATAGAAATTTTTTTAAATTTAGACATGCTGCCACCTCTCTTTTGGCCAGTTTTTTTAACTGAATTTAGGATTATGATGCAGTTTTATTATATTGGCTAATTTTTTTGATATTTTTTATTTTCTAATGCTACCACTTGAGCTTCGGTCAAAGCATCTATCAATGGAATATACATAGTTGGTTCCAACGTAAATTGATAGCTCATATTGAGAATTCGAGTGATAATTTCGATAATTACACCTAAAATTGCGGTCAAATATGCACCAAAATCTCAATGTACAGGTATAGTCACTTATGGTAGAATTTGCTCATGTTTTCAGCAGTTGATTGATTTAAGTGGAAGGTCTCAATGGCACGTTATCTTGATCCCAAAAGTGATTTAGTGTTTAAGAAGATTTTTGGCGGACATCCCGTGCTGCTGAAAAGCTTCTTAAACGCGGTTTTACCACTTCCCACAGATTGTTTTATCGAAGATCTTGAATATCTGTCTTCTGAAAATATCCCTGAAATTCCAGAGTTTAAACACAGCGTTGTGGATGTTCGCTGTTTTGACCAAGAGGGCAGGCATTTTATTGTTGAAATGCAA from Gammaproteobacteria bacterium includes:
- a CDS encoding Rpn family recombination-promoting nuclease/putative transposase; the protein is MARYLDPKSDLVFKKIFGGHPVLLKSFLNAVLPLPTDCFIEDLEYLSSENIPEIPEFKHSVVDVRCFDQEGRHFIVEMQMSWSRHFMQRLLFNTASVYVRQLKATENFKALNPVYGLAIVAASFSQET